In one window of Nocardia brasiliensis DNA:
- a CDS encoding tRNA-dependent cyclodipeptide synthase, producing MITTTSTLLSASHKAAYDLRSDGITTDGRSTVLLVSVGADYHEGEKLAATIDLINRSNFGRVSIAVADTLQRHNLTGGTDIDRHARARIAGDEWIARNSAVLGRIDCPTNVLRWDFALSHPRYGDLYDAVEHAYRTDEPYRHAIDSTIDRFLERRLSREPDVDQESVRKACRAYLLEECPIIMPLWAHEGYDFVIYPQRITAAMGRTRELFVVPENPDRVAWLPLRFKKRKSALHGEAQ from the coding sequence ATGATAACGACCACCTCCACGCTGCTCTCCGCTTCACACAAGGCCGCCTACGATCTGCGCTCCGACGGCATCACCACCGACGGTCGCTCCACGGTGCTGCTGGTCAGTGTCGGCGCCGACTATCACGAGGGCGAAAAGCTCGCGGCGACCATCGATCTGATCAACCGGTCGAACTTCGGCCGGGTCTCGATCGCGGTGGCCGACACGTTGCAGCGGCACAATCTCACCGGTGGCACCGATATCGACCGGCACGCCCGCGCCCGTATCGCCGGTGACGAATGGATCGCCCGCAACAGTGCCGTGCTGGGTCGGATCGATTGCCCCACCAACGTTTTGCGCTGGGACTTCGCGCTGTCGCATCCGCGCTACGGCGATCTGTACGACGCCGTCGAGCACGCCTACCGCACCGACGAACCGTACCGGCACGCGATCGACAGCACCATCGATCGCTTCCTGGAGCGCAGGCTCAGTCGCGAGCCGGACGTCGACCAGGAATCGGTTCGGAAAGCCTGCCGCGCCTACCTTTTGGAGGAGTGCCCGATCATCATGCCGCTGTGGGCGCACGAGGGCTACGACTTCGTGATCTATCCGCAACGGATCACGGCGGCGATGGGCCGGACCAGGGAGCTGTTCGTCGTGCCGGAGAATCCGGACCGAGTCGCTTGGCTCCCATTGCGTTTCAAGAAACGCAAGTCGGCATTGCACGGGGAGGCACAGTGA
- a CDS encoding class I SAM-dependent methyltransferase codes for MGDGDCVYNDYEGFAAAYAQDNEANAFNAGYERPAILALAGEVRGLRVLDAGCGGGAHAAALTERGAEVTGIDASAALLEVARRRLGPDVPLAQADLSRPLPFPDDSFDLVLSALVLHYLRDWAPTLEEFRRVLVPHGRVVLSTHHPFMDMRISGSDDYFGTYTYTDDWLRDGRTMRMRFWHRPLRAMLAAFRAAGFTVTEIAEPEPQEYVAATEPECYRQLTRQPQFLFFVLTAPADQA; via the coding sequence ATGGGCGACGGGGACTGTGTTTACAACGATTACGAGGGTTTCGCGGCGGCCTACGCCCAAGACAACGAGGCGAACGCGTTCAACGCGGGGTACGAGCGCCCAGCGATCCTGGCGCTGGCGGGGGAGGTGCGTGGGCTTCGGGTGCTCGATGCCGGATGTGGCGGCGGGGCACACGCCGCGGCCCTGACCGAGCGGGGCGCCGAGGTCACCGGGATCGATGCCAGTGCCGCGCTGCTCGAGGTCGCGCGGCGGCGGCTTGGACCGGATGTGCCGCTGGCTCAGGCCGATCTGAGCCGGCCGCTCCCGTTCCCGGACGACTCGTTCGACCTGGTCCTGTCCGCGCTGGTGCTGCACTATCTGCGGGATTGGGCGCCAACGCTGGAGGAATTCCGCCGGGTGCTCGTCCCGCACGGGCGGGTGGTGCTGTCGACGCATCATCCGTTCATGGACATGCGGATCAGCGGCAGCGACGACTATTTCGGCACCTATACCTACACCGACGACTGGCTCCGTGACGGCCGGACCATGCGGATGCGGTTCTGGCATCGTCCGCTGCGCGCCATGCTGGCGGCCTTCCGTGCGGCGGGCTTCACGGTCACCGAGATCGCCGAACCCGAACCGCAAGAGTATGTGGCGGCCACCGAACCGGAGTGCTATCGGCAGCTCACCAGGCAGCCGCAGTTCCTCTTCTTCGTCTTGACCGCGCCCGCCGATCAGGCCTGA
- a CDS encoding 2OG-Fe(II) oxygenase, which produces MLDTTRQEFDRTSLIALLNGDVHAVRLADFVRPDALEHLRKAFVGRQDHGPLATDPQFRRIGHAFSETSTDSGRDQYFAHARANIERLREIAAPYSYPADDLRLLLDEIWPSGASLLRQDGQAFFAGVARYQLAGVDLEPHTDNVSRNLPQDFGVRITRQLSVNVYLDVPDRGGELEIWDDYPDEREYRDRSGDRVYGIDRAQVGAPTLVVTPRIGDAIFIDPRRVHAVAPSQDRPRITIGLFIGVGDPAAALKVWS; this is translated from the coding sequence GTGTTGGACACCACCAGGCAGGAATTCGACCGAACGTCGCTGATCGCGTTGCTGAACGGAGACGTGCACGCAGTGCGACTGGCCGATTTCGTCCGGCCGGACGCGCTCGAACATCTGCGAAAGGCGTTCGTGGGTAGGCAGGATCACGGTCCGCTCGCCACCGACCCGCAGTTCCGCCGGATCGGTCACGCCTTCTCGGAAACCAGCACCGACAGTGGCCGGGACCAATATTTCGCGCATGCCCGCGCGAACATCGAGCGCCTGCGCGAGATCGCCGCGCCGTATTCCTATCCAGCGGACGACCTTCGGCTGCTGCTCGACGAGATCTGGCCCTCCGGTGCGAGCCTGCTGCGCCAGGACGGGCAGGCCTTCTTCGCCGGTGTCGCGCGGTATCAGCTCGCGGGGGTGGATCTCGAGCCGCACACCGACAATGTGAGCCGAAATCTCCCGCAGGACTTCGGGGTTCGGATAACCCGTCAGCTTTCGGTCAACGTCTACCTGGATGTCCCGGACCGCGGCGGAGAACTGGAGATCTGGGACGACTACCCCGACGAGCGCGAGTATCGCGATCGCTCCGGTGACCGGGTGTACGGCATCGACCGCGCGCAGGTCGGCGCTCCCACGCTGGTCGTCACCCCGCGCATCGGCGACGCGATCTTCATCGATCCGCGCCGGGTGCACGCGGTCGCGCCGTCGCAGGACCGTCCGCGCATCACCATCGGGTTGTTCATCGGTGTCGGCGATCCCGCTGCCGCGCTGAAGGTTTGGAGCTGA
- a CDS encoding phosphotransferase enzyme family protein: MIYTEIPLTEDIRAAVAAEWGHKGDGERLFGGEESAAYRVGEVVVRIGPRDRDPAQVRWCNDIASAAAREVPEVVAPLARIDGSTVLVVAGRPITVWPFVEGEWASGVDPVQRDEAAVLLARVHRALAEHRPPARPTRSFLEIGLDGASSAELPDPDLDHWLAEFSRAARPQPLHGDYYEGNLLARAGHVIAVLDWDEALVASPEVELASAAMEFGDEYGTDLSAVRAFADVYHAAGGTAVALDDLALAQLMRHRLRREAVYFDIAVARGVRHDEDDLEYHRERMAAFHRLRP; this comes from the coding sequence GTGATTTACACCGAGATCCCGCTGACCGAGGACATCAGGGCCGCCGTCGCGGCCGAATGGGGACACAAAGGTGACGGGGAGCGGCTTTTCGGTGGTGAGGAGTCCGCGGCCTACCGGGTGGGCGAGGTGGTGGTGCGAATCGGCCCGCGGGATCGGGATCCGGCTCAGGTGCGGTGGTGTAACGACATCGCGTCGGCCGCGGCGCGCGAGGTCCCGGAGGTCGTGGCGCCGCTGGCGCGGATCGATGGTTCGACGGTGCTGGTGGTGGCGGGTCGTCCGATCACGGTGTGGCCCTTCGTCGAAGGTGAGTGGGCCAGCGGTGTGGACCCGGTGCAGCGGGACGAGGCGGCCGTGCTGCTGGCCCGCGTGCACCGCGCGTTGGCCGAGCATCGTCCGCCGGCCCGGCCGACGCGTTCGTTCCTGGAGATCGGGTTGGACGGCGCGTCGTCGGCGGAGTTGCCGGACCCCGACCTGGACCACTGGCTCGCCGAGTTCTCCCGTGCCGCGCGTCCGCAGCCGCTGCACGGCGACTACTACGAGGGCAACCTGCTCGCGCGCGCCGGGCACGTCATCGCCGTATTGGACTGGGACGAGGCGCTGGTCGCCTCGCCCGAGGTCGAACTTGCCTCCGCCGCAATGGAATTCGGAGACGAGTACGGTACTGATTTGAGCGCTGTCCGTGCTTTTGCCGACGTCTATCACGCGGCGGGTGGCACCGCCGTCGCGTTGGACGATCTCGCCCTGGCGCAGTTGATGCGGCACCGGTTGCGCAGGGAGGCGGTCTATTTCGACATCGCTGTCGCCCGCGGCGTGCGCCACGACGAGGACGACCTGGAATACCACCGCGAGCGGATGGCCGCCTTCCATCGGCTCCGCCCGTAG
- a CDS encoding carbohydrate ABC transporter permease, whose amino-acid sequence MGVTTAVRRTPRKPGRLIAEIVTVVIAGLVAFPLYWMVLSAIKPPGEIQSADPKPWTLAPSLDSFSRVLSMNGFGRYFLNSLLIAVVVVLFSLLLSFLSAVALTRFRFRGRTVLLVMILVAQMVPVEALTIPLFFLMREIGGTVPALGLNELGSIMLVDLVFSLPLAIWLLRGFVAAIPDELEEAAKLDGASRLRFAWQILLPLVAPGLVSVSVLSFIHAWNDFLFAKTFIISKTENQTLPQAILVFFKPEDTDWGAVMAASTLMTIPALILFILVQRKLVSGLGGAVKG is encoded by the coding sequence GTGGGTGTGACGACGGCGGTGCGCCGTACCCCACGCAAACCGGGCCGCCTGATCGCCGAGATCGTCACGGTGGTGATCGCCGGACTGGTGGCCTTCCCGCTGTACTGGATGGTGCTCTCGGCGATCAAACCGCCGGGCGAGATCCAATCGGCCGATCCGAAACCGTGGACCCTCGCGCCGAGCCTGGACAGCTTCAGCCGGGTGCTGTCGATGAACGGATTCGGCCGCTACTTCCTGAACAGTTTGCTGATCGCCGTTGTGGTGGTGCTGTTCTCGCTGCTGCTGTCGTTCCTTTCCGCGGTGGCGCTGACTCGATTCCGCTTCCGCGGGCGCACCGTGTTGCTGGTGATGATCCTGGTCGCGCAGATGGTTCCGGTCGAGGCGCTGACCATCCCGCTGTTCTTCCTGATGCGCGAGATCGGCGGCACCGTGCCCGCGCTCGGGCTCAACGAACTCGGCTCGATCATGCTGGTGGACCTGGTGTTCAGTCTGCCGCTGGCGATCTGGCTGCTGCGCGGCTTTGTCGCCGCGATACCGGACGAGCTGGAGGAGGCCGCCAAACTCGATGGGGCGAGCAGGCTTCGGTTCGCCTGGCAGATCCTGCTGCCGCTGGTGGCGCCGGGGCTGGTCTCGGTGAGCGTGCTCTCGTTCATCCACGCCTGGAACGACTTCCTGTTCGCGAAGACGTTCATCATCTCCAAGACCGAGAATCAGACACTGCCGCAGGCGATCCTGGTCTTCTTCAAGCCGGAGGACACCGATTGGGGCGCGGTCATGGCCGCGTCCACGTTGATGACGATTCCGGCCCTGATCCTGTTCATCCTGGTGCAGCGCAAGCTGGTTTCGGGACTGGGCGGGGCGGTGAAAGGCTGA
- a CDS encoding carbohydrate ABC transporter permease, producing the protein MAIRELPITEPAPRTVPRPRRLRRDTIAAWLYLAPAGLLLAAVLVYPIYQIVLISFYDYGQAQATGAEALEFIGFDNYRELLSDSQFWLVLANTFVFGGVCVIGGLVVGTGLAVLATRVRPLPRMLLFLAALGAWATPAMAGSYVWLFLFDTDFGVVNEALSGLGLRSMAGHSWTFGTLSAFGVVAAEVIWCSFPFVMVTMYAGIKAIPEEVLEAAALDGASAWRSARSVILPMLRPLLLIATVQSIIWDFKVFTQIYVMTNGGGVAGRNLVLNVYAYQKAFAGQEYGLGSAIGVLMTLLLLSITGLYVRSQRRSTKWV; encoded by the coding sequence ATGGCTATTCGCGAACTACCGATCACCGAACCCGCGCCGCGGACCGTGCCGCGACCACGCAGGCTGCGCAGGGACACGATCGCCGCCTGGCTCTACCTCGCCCCGGCCGGTCTGTTGCTCGCCGCGGTGCTGGTGTATCCGATCTATCAGATCGTGCTCATCTCGTTCTACGACTACGGGCAGGCGCAGGCGACCGGCGCCGAAGCGCTGGAGTTCATCGGGTTCGACAACTATCGAGAACTGCTCTCCGACAGTCAGTTCTGGCTGGTGCTCGCCAACACCTTCGTCTTCGGCGGGGTCTGCGTGATCGGCGGGCTGGTGGTCGGCACGGGGCTGGCGGTGCTCGCCACCCGGGTCCGGCCACTGCCCCGGATGCTGCTGTTCCTCGCGGCGCTCGGCGCGTGGGCGACACCGGCGATGGCGGGCTCCTACGTCTGGCTCTTCCTGTTCGACACCGACTTCGGCGTGGTGAACGAGGCACTCTCGGGGCTCGGCCTCCGCTCGATGGCGGGACACTCGTGGACCTTCGGCACCCTCAGCGCGTTCGGTGTGGTTGCCGCCGAGGTGATCTGGTGCTCGTTCCCGTTCGTCATGGTGACGATGTACGCGGGCATCAAGGCCATCCCCGAGGAGGTGCTCGAGGCCGCCGCGCTCGACGGCGCCTCCGCATGGCGCTCGGCCCGCTCGGTGATCCTGCCGATGCTGCGACCGCTACTGCTGATCGCGACCGTGCAATCGATCATCTGGGACTTCAAGGTGTTCACCCAGATCTATGTGATGACCAATGGCGGCGGCGTCGCCGGGCGGAACCTGGTGCTCAACGTCTACGCCTACCAAAAAGCTTTCGCCGGGCAGGAATACGGGCTCGGCTCCGCGATCGGAGTCCTGATGACGCTGTTGCTGTTGTCGATCACCGGCCTCTACGTCCGGTCCCAGCGCAGGAGCACCAAGTGGGTGTGA
- a CDS encoding beta-N-acetylhexosaminidase has translation MPDFDTLLPRPVSATSLPGACAWPATVDIRTDTDLPAEGYRLKITPEGVTLTAADQAGQVYGQQTLRQLVGPEAFRAAPIGGRELSVPCGVLEDHPRFGWRGCLLDVARHFRTKAEVLRFLDLLAAHKLNVLHLHLTDDQGWRFAVPGYPRLAEIASWRRGSMVGRHDGPQRDGRPHGGYYTDDDLREIVAYAAERAIIVVPEIDVPGHARAVLAAYPELGPDPEKQWEVWTSWGVSTPLLDPTPATMAFFRRVFDHVLTIFPAPVIGVGGDEVPGATPAHGRFVAELAAYLATKGRRALGWDEVLDAGGLPPMVIGAWRDEAAAERAVQAGHEVVLCPEDRVYLDHRQSDHPDEPIPVGYLRTLEDMYGYEPAHTGPGVIGLQAQIWSEHLDTVRRVDYAAFPRLCAIAEIAWSTPERDYVEFLSRLRDHHLPRLDALGVEYRPLDGPHPWQTRPDVLPSAHRPR, from the coding sequence ATGCCCGATTTCGACACGCTGCTGCCGAGGCCCGTCTCGGCGACCTCGCTGCCTGGTGCCTGCGCGTGGCCCGCCACGGTCGACATCCGCACCGACACAGACCTTCCCGCCGAGGGCTACCGGCTCAAGATCACGCCCGAGGGCGTCACGCTCACGGCCGCCGATCAGGCAGGCCAGGTGTACGGACAGCAGACGCTGCGCCAGCTCGTCGGTCCCGAAGCCTTCCGTGCCGCCCCGATCGGCGGCCGGGAACTGTCGGTGCCGTGCGGCGTGCTCGAGGACCATCCCCGATTCGGCTGGCGCGGTTGCCTGCTCGACGTGGCACGCCACTTCCGGACCAAGGCCGAGGTGCTGCGCTTTCTCGATCTGCTCGCGGCGCACAAGCTCAACGTGCTGCATCTGCACCTGACCGACGACCAGGGCTGGCGCTTCGCGGTGCCGGGCTATCCGAGGTTGGCCGAGATCGCCTCGTGGCGGCGCGGATCGATGGTCGGCAGGCACGACGGGCCGCAGCGGGACGGGCGTCCGCACGGCGGCTACTACACCGACGACGACCTGCGGGAGATCGTCGCCTACGCCGCGGAGCGCGCGATCATCGTAGTGCCGGAGATCGACGTGCCCGGTCACGCCCGAGCCGTACTGGCCGCCTATCCCGAACTCGGGCCGGACCCCGAAAAGCAGTGGGAGGTATGGACTTCGTGGGGCGTCAGCACCCCGCTGCTCGATCCGACGCCGGCGACCATGGCGTTCTTCCGGCGCGTCTTCGACCACGTGCTGACCATCTTCCCCGCGCCGGTGATCGGCGTCGGCGGCGACGAGGTGCCCGGCGCGACCCCGGCGCACGGCCGTTTCGTCGCCGAGCTGGCCGCCTATCTGGCGACCAAGGGGCGCCGAGCGCTCGGCTGGGACGAGGTGCTCGACGCGGGCGGCCTACCGCCGATGGTGATCGGGGCCTGGCGGGACGAGGCGGCGGCCGAGCGCGCCGTGCAAGCGGGCCACGAGGTGGTGCTGTGCCCGGAAGATCGGGTCTACCTCGATCACCGGCAGTCCGACCATCCCGACGAGCCGATCCCGGTCGGCTACCTGCGCACCCTCGAGGACATGTACGGCTACGAGCCCGCCCATACCGGGCCCGGCGTCATCGGCCTGCAGGCCCAGATCTGGAGCGAACACCTCGACACCGTGCGGCGGGTCGACTACGCGGCCTTCCCGCGACTCTGCGCGATCGCCGAGATCGCTTGGAGCACACCGGAACGTGACTATGTCGAGTTCCTTTCGCGGCTGCGCGACCACCATCTCCCCCGCCTCGACGCCCTCGGCGTGGAATACCGCCCGCTCGACGGGCCACACCCGTGGCAGACCCGGCCGGACGTGCTCCCTTCCGCCCACCGGCCGCGCTGA
- a CDS encoding TetR/AcrR family transcriptional regulator translates to MVESRTAVDGTDRRAQLLERLADAIAEGGIEGVSIRDLAARAEVSVGTVQYHFATKTELLLSAWHHVRAQAAERFRQSGAPELAPAEQLFELTELLLSPAPDDRLTRVWLALVARATHDPEIAALHRAQWRDTEELLAGVLARVDPARTAESADAAAELLALLDGLTIATVTEPARMPAGRARRIARSWIHSWTATP, encoded by the coding sequence ATGGTCGAGAGCCGAACCGCCGTCGACGGCACGGACCGGCGCGCTCAGCTGCTGGAGCGGCTGGCCGACGCGATCGCCGAGGGCGGCATCGAGGGCGTCAGCATCCGCGATCTCGCCGCCCGCGCGGAGGTCTCGGTCGGCACCGTGCAGTATCACTTCGCGACGAAGACCGAGCTGCTGCTCTCCGCGTGGCACCACGTGCGCGCCCAGGCGGCCGAGCGTTTCCGGCAGTCCGGCGCGCCCGAACTGGCCCCGGCGGAGCAACTGTTCGAACTGACCGAACTGCTGCTCAGCCCGGCGCCCGACGACCGGCTCACCAGGGTGTGGCTGGCCCTGGTCGCCCGCGCCACGCACGACCCCGAGATCGCCGCCCTGCATCGCGCGCAGTGGCGCGACACCGAGGAACTGCTCGCCGGTGTGCTCGCCCGCGTCGACCCCGCCCGCACCGCCGAATCCGCCGATGCCGCAGCCGAACTCCTCGCCCTCCTCGACGGCCTGACCATCGCCACGGTCACCGAGCCCGCCCGCATGCCAGCGGGGCGGGCCCGCCGCATAGCTCGTAGCTGGATCCATTCCTGGACCGCGACACCCTGA
- a CDS encoding class I SAM-dependent methyltransferase, producing the protein MRTEGDTWDITTSVGSTALFVAAARALAGRRPDPLAVDPYAELFVRAAGPDWADLLDGRAPEHPLTGPGFGSVFLTFLEARTRYFDDYFTAAVAAGVRQVVILAAGLDARAYRLPWPEGTVVYELDQPRVLEFKRQTLAEHGAQPRAQRREVPVDLREDWPRALRAKGFDATAPTAWLVEGLLPYLPAAAVDQLFGHIATLSAPGSRVAIEELDVVPEATRAALDQQPEGQPNSGADWVHLIYNEQRPDAARWFSTRGWQTESQPLLEYVAAMGREIDAVTEDGQQVPSLVRLITATRP; encoded by the coding sequence GTGCGTACCGAGGGAGATACCTGGGACATCACCACCAGCGTCGGGTCCACCGCCTTGTTCGTCGCCGCGGCCCGCGCACTCGCCGGACGTCGGCCCGATCCATTGGCCGTCGACCCGTACGCCGAACTCTTCGTGCGTGCCGCCGGACCTGACTGGGCGGACCTGCTCGACGGGCGCGCGCCGGAGCACCCGCTGACCGGGCCCGGTTTCGGCTCGGTCTTCCTGACCTTCCTGGAAGCCAGGACCAGGTATTTCGACGACTACTTCACCGCGGCGGTCGCGGCGGGCGTGCGGCAGGTCGTCATCCTGGCCGCCGGACTCGATGCCCGCGCTTACCGGCTGCCGTGGCCCGAGGGCACCGTCGTCTACGAACTGGACCAGCCCAGGGTGCTGGAGTTCAAGCGTCAGACGCTGGCCGAGCACGGTGCTCAGCCGCGCGCGCAGCGGCGCGAGGTGCCGGTCGACCTGCGCGAGGATTGGCCGCGAGCATTGCGCGCGAAAGGTTTCGACGCGACCGCGCCGACCGCGTGGCTGGTCGAGGGACTGCTGCCGTATCTGCCCGCCGCCGCGGTGGATCAGCTCTTCGGGCACATCGCGACACTCAGCGCGCCCGGCAGCCGAGTCGCCATCGAGGAACTGGACGTCGTTCCCGAAGCGACCCGCGCCGCGCTCGATCAGCAACCCGAGGGACAACCGAACAGCGGCGCCGACTGGGTGCACCTGATCTACAACGAGCAGCGCCCCGACGCAGCGCGGTGGTTCAGCACGCGCGGCTGGCAGACCGAGAGCCAACCCCTGTTGGAGTACGTGGCCGCGATGGGCCGGGAGATCGACGCTGTCACCGAGGACGGACAGCAGGTGCCTTCGCTGGTTCGCCTGATTACCGCGACCCGACCCTGA
- a CDS encoding DUF4239 domain-containing protein yields MAQELLVAAGAATIAVSIFVVGDMLRPNSWRHVSDESASTLALDLAKTFFTAVVAFVFVTCWQQNQNAYAHTITESKGLVDTYWASRAMPEPEQALVETRLRAYTDQVIAEEWPMLEHENRLSPATGATLNALRADVVSMRSTDPAVSEARSRALAGIDRVTQARHDRAIDAERGIPEFLYITLLLGAGMVMLNPVLSGMQVTRRSIAMTALLGLVIGGVMLAIHDLERPFSGAIRIPQDAFTYVQSHYEGAVRGPEQP; encoded by the coding sequence ATGGCTCAGGAATTGCTCGTCGCCGCCGGTGCCGCGACCATTGCCGTATCGATATTCGTCGTCGGCGATATGTTGCGCCCGAACTCATGGCGGCATGTCAGTGACGAATCCGCGAGCACGCTCGCGCTCGACCTGGCAAAGACGTTCTTCACCGCGGTCGTCGCGTTCGTCTTCGTGACGTGCTGGCAGCAGAACCAGAACGCGTATGCCCACACCATCACCGAGTCGAAGGGGCTCGTCGATACCTATTGGGCATCGAGGGCTATGCCGGAGCCCGAGCAGGCGCTGGTGGAGACGCGGCTGCGCGCCTACACCGATCAGGTCATCGCCGAGGAGTGGCCCATGCTCGAGCACGAGAACCGGCTCAGCCCGGCCACCGGCGCGACGCTCAACGCGCTGCGCGCCGACGTGGTGTCGATGCGCTCGACCGATCCGGCGGTGTCCGAGGCCAGGTCGCGCGCGCTCGCCGGCATCGATCGGGTCACCCAGGCCAGGCATGACCGAGCCATCGACGCGGAGCGCGGGATACCCGAATTCCTCTACATCACCTTGCTTCTCGGTGCGGGCATGGTGATGCTGAACCCGGTGCTGTCCGGCATGCAGGTCACCCGGCGCAGCATCGCGATGACGGCGCTGCTCGGTCTGGTGATCGGCGGGGTCATGCTCGCCATCCACGATCTGGAGCGCCCGTTCTCCGGCGCGATCAGGATTCCGCAGGACGCGTTCACCTATGTCCAGTCGCACTACGAGGGCGCCGTTCGCGGGCCCGAACAGCCGTGA
- a CDS encoding extracellular solute-binding protein — protein sequence MAHRRFRPKPVGGQVKRAFIGAAALLLLAGCAPVQSDPAGIGGDEQTGTVRVWLFDEATRAPKEAVINEAIAEFTATRPDVRVDVQWVPVAARAEKFAGAFNDPSSAPDVAEFGNTDLASYAVSGAFADLTTDIAAWPEGKDLVPSVLDTAKSGGKIYGLPWYTGIRALYYRTDIFAELGLRPPSTLAELAETARRIRAAKPELYGISVGGKYTYAMLPFLWAYGGEIAEHDGTMWNSTINTDRAKEGITRYAELIQDDICPPAQCVDFTGTQSVQAFAGGKAAMTVGGDFSRKAMDQGASKDKYAVVPLPGARTGSVAPAFAGGNLLGVFRASMHRGLARDFVELLGGARYQEKMYRAMGNLPTLAGVQRQLAANDPFLAPFVESLGAGTKFVPSTPAWSKIDSQNVLPTAIQQIATGTKTPEAALNAAAAVMNKAFR from the coding sequence ATGGCGCACCGTAGGTTCCGGCCCAAACCCGTTGGCGGGCAAGTAAAACGAGCATTCATCGGCGCGGCCGCCCTGCTGCTGCTCGCGGGATGCGCACCAGTACAGTCCGATCCGGCCGGGATCGGCGGCGACGAGCAGACCGGAACCGTGCGGGTATGGCTCTTCGACGAGGCCACCCGCGCCCCGAAAGAAGCCGTGATCAACGAGGCGATCGCGGAATTCACCGCTACCCGTCCCGACGTGCGCGTCGACGTGCAGTGGGTTCCGGTCGCGGCCCGCGCGGAGAAGTTCGCAGGCGCGTTCAACGATCCGTCCAGCGCGCCCGATGTCGCCGAGTTCGGCAACACCGATCTCGCGAGCTACGCCGTCAGCGGCGCGTTCGCCGATCTCACCACCGATATCGCGGCCTGGCCGGAGGGCAAGGACCTGGTTCCCTCGGTGCTGGACACCGCGAAATCGGGCGGGAAGATCTACGGCCTGCCGTGGTACACGGGTATTCGCGCGCTGTACTACCGCACCGACATCTTCGCCGAACTCGGCCTGCGCCCGCCGAGCACGCTGGCCGAACTCGCTGAGACGGCCCGGCGCATCCGCGCGGCGAAGCCCGAGCTGTACGGCATTTCGGTGGGCGGCAAGTACACCTACGCGATGCTGCCGTTCCTGTGGGCCTACGGCGGCGAGATCGCCGAACACGATGGCACGATGTGGAATTCGACGATCAACACCGACCGGGCGAAGGAGGGCATCACCCGCTACGCCGAGCTGATCCAGGACGACATCTGCCCGCCCGCCCAGTGCGTCGACTTCACCGGCACCCAGAGCGTGCAGGCGTTCGCCGGCGGCAAGGCCGCGATGACCGTCGGCGGTGACTTCAGCCGCAAGGCGATGGATCAGGGCGCGTCCAAGGACAAGTACGCGGTGGTTCCGCTTCCCGGTGCCCGAACCGGTTCGGTCGCACCGGCGTTCGCCGGCGGCAACCTGCTCGGCGTCTTCCGCGCCAGCATGCACCGTGGCCTGGCCCGCGACTTCGTCGAACTGCTCGGCGGGGCCAGATACCAGGAGAAGATGTACCGCGCGATGGGCAACCTGCCGACCCTGGCAGGCGTGCAGCGGCAACTCGCGGCGAACGACCCGTTCCTCGCCCCGTTCGTCGAGTCACTCGGCGCCGGAACGAAATTCGTGCCGAGCACCCCGGCGTGGTCCAAGATCGACAGCCAGAACGTGCTGCCGACCGCGATACAGCAGATCGCCACCGGAACCAAGACGCCGGAGGCGGCACTCAACGCGGCCGCCGCCGTGATGAACAAGGCATTCAGGTAG